A stretch of the Chlamydia pecorum E58 genome encodes the following:
- the rdgB gene encoding RdgB/HAM1 family non-canonical purine NTP pyrophosphatase — translation MDIIIASSHGYKIRETKAFLKRFPFFDIFSLVDFPHYHPPQESGETTEKNALAKAVHAAQQLNAWAIADDTMLRVPALHGLPGPKSAVFAGEHAYDKEHREKLLKSMSALESPVDRSAYFECSVVLASPHGEVHITQGICEGYISHQEKGSSGFGYDAIFLKFDYKQTFAELSEEIKNQVSHKAKALQKLIPYLQNLEEKSSASRS, via the coding sequence GTGGACATTATTATTGCCAGTTCTCACGGTTATAAAATTAGAGAAACAAAAGCTTTTTTAAAACGTTTTCCCTTCTTTGATATCTTCTCCTTAGTAGACTTCCCCCACTACCACCCCCCGCAAGAATCAGGAGAGACCACAGAAAAAAATGCCCTAGCAAAAGCTGTGCATGCCGCGCAACAGCTCAATGCTTGGGCAATTGCCGATGATACTATGTTGCGCGTTCCTGCTCTTCATGGTCTTCCAGGCCCAAAGTCTGCAGTCTTTGCGGGAGAACACGCTTACGATAAAGAGCATCGAGAAAAGTTGTTGAAGAGCATGTCTGCTTTGGAGTCTCCTGTAGATCGCTCTGCGTATTTTGAATGTTCCGTAGTATTAGCTTCCCCCCACGGGGAGGTGCATATCACACAAGGAATCTGCGAAGGCTATATCAGCCATCAAGAAAAAGGGTCTTCAGGATTTGGTTATGACGCTATTTTTTTGAAATTTGACTACAAGCAGACATTTGCAGAGCTCTCAGAAGAAATCAAAAACCAAGTTTCTCACAAAGCAAAGGCTTTGCAAAAACTTATCCCCTACTTGCAAAATCTCGAGGAGAAATCTTCAGCTTCTCGGAGTTAA